The following are from one region of the Pleurodeles waltl isolate 20211129_DDA chromosome 4_1, aPleWal1.hap1.20221129, whole genome shotgun sequence genome:
- the LOC138287056 gene encoding olfactory receptor 5J3-like yields the protein MKERNQTSVREFILIGLSEDPKLKLPLFIFFVHVYGITLLGNLCIIILIRISPRLHTPMYFLLSNLSFVALCYSSTITPNMLENILSRTKTISFLGCITQIFFFVGTGSVEVFLLAVMPYDRFVAICNPLVYATIMTNQACMYLVVISYLVAYIHSMIHIICMLRLDFCGSNRITHFYCDVPPLLNLSCSDTSLKVAILNFVTGSLILGSLICIIVFYTYILYTILKISSSETRLTVFYTCSSHFASVTLCFGTLVFMYISPSSKYAMEQDRVASVFYTVIIPMLNPMIYSLRNKDVKEALRKVINRKAW from the coding sequence ATGAAAGAAAGGAACCAGACCTCAGTGAGAGAATTCATCCTGATTGGTCTTTCAGAAGATCCTAAGCTGAAGCTACCACTGTTTATCTTCTTTGTTCATGTCTATGGCATCACCTTGTTAGGCAATCTCTGTATAATTATCCTGATTAGGATATCTCCCCGTCTTCACACCCCTATGTACTTTCTACTCAGTAACCTGTCATTTGTGGCCCTCTGTTACTCTTCTACCATAACTCCAAATATGTTGGAAAATATCCTATCAAGGACAAAAACAATTTCATTTTTAGGATGCATAACACAGATATTTTTCTTTGTAGGCACGGGGAGTGTTGAAGTGTTCCTTTTAGCAGTGATGCCTTATGATCGGTTTGTGGCTATATGTAATCCATTGGTTTATGCCACAATTATGACAAATCAAGCTTGTATGTACCTTGTGGTTATCTCCTATTTAGTGGCCTACATTCATTCCATGATTCACATCATTTGTATGCTAAGGTTGGATTTCTGTGGCTCCAATAGGATcactcatttctactgtgatgtgcCACCACTGCTGAACCTCTCCTGCTCTGACACCTCTCTTAAAGTCGCAATACTTAATTTTGTGACTGGTAGCCTTATTTTAGGTTCTCTTATCTGCATTATTGTCTTCTACACTTATATTCTTTACACCATCCTGAAGATCAGCTCATCTGAAACTAGATTGACAGTTTTTTATACTTGCTCCTCCCACTTTGCCAGTGTCACCTTATGTTTTGGGACGCTTGTTTTTATGTATATAAGCCCCAGCTCAAAGTATGCAATGGAGCAGGACCGCGTGGCATCTGTATTCTATACTGTGATAATTCCCATGCTGAACCCCATGATCTACAGCCTGAGAAACAAGGATGTCAAAGAGGCCTTGAGGAAAGTAATTAACAGAAAAGCTTGGTGA